From Pseudomonadota bacterium:
GTTAAGAGAAAATCTCGTAGATCCTAAAGAGGATCCTTTCATATGAAATATCTTTTAGATACATGCACCTTATGTTATTTCTTTAGAAAAGATCCAAACGTTCTTATGCATTTTAAAAGTTGCCTGCCAAATGATCTAGCATTTTCTTCTTTAACAGCATTAGAAATAGAATATGGGCTTAAACTTCATCAAGAAAAAGAAATTAAAATAAGACCTATTTGGGAAGAATTAACAAGCTTGATAACAATCCTTCCATTTGGAGAAAGGGAAGCCTGTTAGCAGGGGCTTTACGGGCTTATCTCACAAGAGCTGGGAAACTTGTTGGAGCCTATGATCTTCTCATTGGGGCGACAGCAAAAGTAAACCAACTTATCCTTGTTACTTCAAACGTAAAAGAATTCGTTTTAATCCCAGATCTAAAGATTAAAAATTGGAAAGAATGATAAATGTTTGTCTCTTATAAATTCCAAAATTACTTTTCTTATAGCGTTTAATTTTCTTCTATATTTTTCCTCAAAATTAAGCTAGAATTTTAACAAATAAATAAAAAAAACAGGGAACAAAAGGAAATATAAATGAACTATGCAGGGTTTTGGCGCAGACTTGGAGCAGGACTTATCGATCACATCTTGGTATATGGAATTATGGGAGCTTTTCTTTCTTTAATAGGAATGCCTGTTTTTTCTTGCCAAGGAGGGGTGAGTCACTGTGTTCATATAATCAACAACCATGAGTTTCTTATTGCGAGTCTTCATATAAATTGGGGCTGGCTATTGGTTTCTGCATGGCTTTACTTCTCTTTTTTTGAATCCTCTAAATATCAGGCCACACCCGGTATGATACTTCTTTCCATGAAAATTACAGATTATGAAAAGAAAAAAATTTCTTTTTGGCGTGCAACAGGACGTTTCTTTGCAAGCTATCTTTCTTCTCTCTTCCTCTGCATTGGATATATCATGATTGCTTTCACACCACGCAAACAAGCACTTCATGATTACATTGCAAAAACGCTTGTTCTTGTCACTAAACCGTAAAAATCTTAAACTTCTTAACTTAAATAGGTGTTTAAAATGCATTATGCAGGTTTTTGGAAACGTCTCTTTGCAGGGCTTCTTGATAACTTCATTTTATATATGGGTATTGCCTTTACTTTCTT
This genomic window contains:
- a CDS encoding RDD family protein, with translation MNYAGFWRRLGAGLIDHILVYGIMGAFLSLIGMPVFSCQGGVSHCVHIINNHEFLIASLHINWGWLLVSAWLYFSFFESSKYQATPGMILLSMKITDYEKKKISFWRATGRFFASYLSSLFLCIGYIMIAFTPRKQALHDYIAKTLVLVTKP